The Raphanus sativus cultivar WK10039 chromosome 2, ASM80110v3, whole genome shotgun sequence genome includes a region encoding these proteins:
- the LOC108842106 gene encoding uncharacterized protein LOC108842106: MGRARTRSGYVPTVLGFIRSLFSRNLRTNNMKIKTGKFLGVSISLILINLAAIMERADENLLPSVYKEVSEAFNAGPSDLGYLTFVRNFVQGLASPLAGVLVITYDRPIVLAIGTLCWALSTAAVGASNYFIQVALWRAVNGFGLAIVIPALQSFIADSYKDGTRGAGFGLLNLIGTIGGIGGGVVATVMAGSEFWGVPGWRCAFIMMATLSAVIGLLVFLFVVDPRKHIEREELMVHKISVWNDSWAATKSVVKVRTFQIIVLQGIVGSLPWTAMVFFTMWFELIGFDHNQTAALLGVFATGCAIGTLMGGIIADKMSRIYPNSGRVMCAQFSAFMGIPFSIILLKAIPQSRDSYLIFSVTLFLMGLTISWCGSAVNAPMFAEVVPPKHRTMIYAFDRAFEGSFSSFAAPLVGILSEKMFGYDSKGIDPLKGSSVREAEALSKGLLSMMAVPFGLCCLSYTPLHFVFKKDRENAKTASYKDIEMI; the protein is encoded by the exons atggGTCGTGCTCGAACTCGCTCCGGTTACGTCCCCACAGTTCTCGGATTCATCCGGTCTCTGTTTTCTCGCAATCTCCGTACTAACAACATGAAGATAAA aaCAGGAAAGTTTTTAGGAGTTTCGATATCACTGATTCTCATAAACTTAGCTGCGATCATGGAGCGAGCAGACGAGAATCTACTGCCTTCGGTTTACAAAGAAGTGAGTGAAGCATTTAACGCAGGACCATCAGATTTAGGCTACTTAACATTCGTTAGAAACTTTGTTCAAGGACTCGCTTCCCCGTTAGCAGGAGTTCTCGTCATTACCTACGATCGTCCCATTGTTCTTGCCATAGGCACTCTCTGTTGGGCTCTCTCAACTGCTGCTGTTGGAGCTAGCAACTACTTCATTCAG GTTGCTTTGTGGAGAGCAGTGAATGGGTTTGGATTAGCTATTGTTATACCGGCGCTTCAGTCGTTTATTGCAGATAGCTATAAGGATGGTACCAGAGGAGCTGGTTTCGGTTTGTTGAATCTCATTGGTACTATTGGTGGTATCGGAGGAGGTGTTGTAGCAACGGTTATGGCCGGTTCTGAGTTTTGGGGGGTACCTGGATGGCGTTGTGCTTTCATCATGATGGCAACGCTTAGTGCTGTGATTGGGTTACTAGTTTTCCTCTTTGTGGTTGACCCCAGGAAGCACATTGAACG agAGGAACTAATGGTTCATAAGATATCGGTTTGGAATGATTCATGGGCAGCTACAAAGTCGGTTGTTAAAGTAAGGACGTTCCAGATCATTGTCTTGCAAGGAATCGTTGGTTCATTACCTTGGACTGCAATGGTTTTCTTCACAATGTGGTTTGAGCTTATTG ggTTTGATCATAACCAGACAGCAGCTTTGCTTGGGGTGTTTGCGACTGGATGCGCTATAGGAACCTTGATGGGAGGCATCATCGCTGATAAGATGTCACGGATTTATCCAAACTCAGGTAGAGTGATGTGTGCGCAGTTCAGTGCCTTCATGGGGATCCCATTCTCAATCATCCTTCTGAAAGCAATCCCACAGAGCAGAGATAGCTACTTGATATTCTCCGTCACTCTCTTCTTGATGGGTCTCACCATAAGCTGGTGCGGCTCAGCCGTTAACGCGCCGATGTTTGCTGAAGTCGTCCCTCCTAAGCACCGGACGATGATCTACGCGTTTGACCGGGCTTTCGAAGGATCTTTCTCCTCCTTTGCTGCGCCTTTGGTTGGGATCTTGTCTGAGAAGATGTTTGGGTATGACTCGAAAGGTATTGATCCTTTGAAAGGCTCGTCTGTGCGTGAAGCTGAGGCTCTCTCCAAGGGGCTTTTGTCCATGATGGCTGTTCCCTTTGGTCTATGTTGTCTCTCTTACACGCCTCTGCATTTCGTTTTCAAGAAAGATCGAGAGAACGCGAAGACTGCTAGTTATAAAGATATTGAAATGATCTGA
- the LOC130508262 gene encoding BEL1-like homeodomain protein 2, with product MSQDYHHHQQHQGEIFNFSNGFDQSDSPNLKQEHQRIREMDEESSVPRSGIPVYEPAGMLSEMFNFHRSSGGGGGVDLDHSQSFRLNRQLLEQQHQNIPAINATDSAAAMRLFLMNPPPPQQPPSTRSHHGSSTLHMLLPNPSHHQGYTNTMSMHQLPHQQLTWQPSSDHHNRQTEIGTVHVENSGGQGLSLSLSSSLEAAAKAEEYRKIYHGSNLSSHHQFNEFKTLLADSSQHHHHQVSNQFLSSPAAASSSSSVGAVTILRNSRYTKAAQELLEEFCSVGRGFSKKNKLKNNSNPNTSAGDDSSSGGGGGSPSSAGASKEHPPLSASDRIEHQRRKVKLLTMLEEVDRRYNHYCEQMQMVVNSFDIVMGHGAAIPYTALAQKAMSRHFRCLKDAVAAQLRHSCELLGDKDAAGISSLGLTKGETPRLRLLEQSLRQQRAFHQMGMMEQEAWRPQRGLPERSVNILRAWLFEHFLHPYPSDADKHLLARQTGLSRNQVSNWFINARVRLWKPMVEEMYQQESKEREEGLEENEQEDQETKNNDKSTKTNNNESNFTALRTTTQTPTTAATPPDAGQRLRSAADINAYENDPSSSSYSNAAAAVVSNYGGSAAFSAVATCQQGVGGFDDAEMDGDNVIRFGANPTGDVSLTLGLRHAGNMPDKNASFCVRDFGGF from the exons ATGTCCCAagattatcatcatcatcaacaacaccAAGGAGAAATCTTCAACTTCTCTAATGGATTCGACCAATCAGATTCTCCTAATTTAAAGCAAGAACATCAAAGGATACGAGAGATGGACGAGGAATCCTCAGTCCCTAGAAGTGGGATTCCTGTCTACGAACCTGCCGGAATGTTATCAGAGATGTTTAATTTCCACAGAAGCagcggtggtggaggaggagtaGATCTTGACCACTCCCAATCTTTCCGGTTAAATAGACAGTTACTTGAGCAGCAACATCAGAATATTCCGGCCATAAATGCTACGGATTCAGCCGCCGCCATGCGGCTATTCTTAATGAATCCACCGCCACCGCAACAACCACCATCCACAAGGAGCCACCACGGTTCTTCAACTCTTCACATGTTACTACCAAATCCATCTCATCATCAAGGCTACACTAATACTATGTCTATGCATCAGCTTCCTCACCAACAGCTGACGTGGCAGCCTTCCTCCGATCATCACAACAGACAAACCGAGATCGGGACCGTCCACGTGGAAAACAGCGGTGGGCAAGGCTTGTCCTTATCTCTCTCGTCGTCTTTAGAGGCAGCAGCAAAAGCCGAAGAGTATAGAAAAATTTACCATGGAAGCAACTTATCATCTCATCATCAATTCAATGAATTCAAGACTCTTCTTGCTGACTCCtctcaacatcatcatcatcaagtaTCAAACCAATTCTTATCATCTCCGGCTGctgcttcttcatcttcttccgtAGGAGCAGTCACTATCTTGAGAAATTCAAGGTACACAAAGGCAGCTCAAGAGTTGTTGGAGGAGTTTTGTAGCGTTGGAAGAGGATTTtctaagaaaaacaaacttaagAACAATTCAAACCCTAATACTAGTGCTGGCGACGATAGCAGtagtggtggaggtggaggttCACCATCGTCGGCCGGAGCAAGTAAGGAACATCCTCCTCTATCGGCCTCTGATCGGATTGAGCATCAAAGAAGGAAAGTGAAGCTACTCACCATGCTTGAAGAG GTGGACAGACGGTACAACCATTACTGCGAGCAAATGCAGATGGTTGTGAACTCTTTTGACATTGTAATGGGCCACGGCGCGGCGATACCATACACTGCATTGGCTCAAAAGGCTATGTCGAGGCATTTTAGATGCCTTAAGGATGCCGTGGCAGCTCAGCTTAGACATAGCTGTGAACTTCTTGGGGACAAAGATGCAGCCGGAATATCTTCTCTTGGATTAACTAAAGGGGAAACGCCGCGGTTGCGTTTGCTAGAACAGAGTTTGCGTCAGCAACGTGCGTTTCATCAAATGGGGATGATGGAACAAGAAGCTTGGCGGCCACAACGCGGTTTGCCTGAACGCTCCGTTAATATCCTTAGAGCTTGGCTCTTCGAGCATTTCCTCCACCC GTATCCAAGCGATGCAGATAAGCACCTCTTGGCTCGTCAGACTGGTTTATCCAGAAATCAG GTATCAAACTGGTTCATAAATGCTAGGGTTCGATTATGGAAACCAATGGTGGAAGAGATGTATCAACAAgaatcaaaagaaagagaagaaggatTAGAAGAAAACGAACAAGAAgatcaagaaacaaaaaacaacgACAAGAGCACAAAAACCAACAACAATGAAAGCAACTTCACTGCCCTTCGGACCACAACACAAACTCCAACGACAGCTGCAACCCCACCAGACGCAGGCCAACGTCTAAGATCAGCTGCCGATATCAATGCTTACGAAAACGACCCTTCATCCTCCTCCTACTCCAACGCCGCCGCCGCAGTAGTCTCTAACTACGGTGGTTCAGCCGCTTTTTCTGCGGTTGCAACGTGCCAGCAAGGTGTTGGTGGATTTGATGATGCTGAAATGGATGGTGATAATGTTATAAGGTTTGGTGCAAACCCTACTGGTGACGTATCACTCACGCTTGGTCTACGCCATGCTGGCAATATGCCGGATAAGAACGCCTCTTTCTGCGTTAGAGATTTTGGTGGGTTTTAG
- the LOC108842110 gene encoding NEDD8-conjugating enzyme Ubc12: MIGLFKVKEKQREQAQNASRGGGASVKKQSAGELRLHKDISELNLPSSCTISFPNGKDDLMNFEVSIKPDDGYYHNGTFVFTFQVSPVYPHEAPKVKCKTKVYHPNIDLEGNVCLNILREDWKPVLNINTVIYGLFHLFTEPNSEDPLNHDAAQVLRDNPKLFETNVRRAMTGGYVGQTFFPRCI, from the exons ATGATTGGGTTGTTTAAAGTAAAGGAGAAGCAAAGAGAACAAGCTCAGAATGCTAGCAGAGGCGGAGGAGCTTCTGTCAAGAAGCAATCTGCTGGTGAACTTCGTCTTCACAAAG ATATATCAGAGTTGAATCTTCCAAGCTCGTGTACGATATCATTTCCTAATGGCAAAGATGATTTGATGAACTTTGAAGTCTCCATTAAACCTGATGATGGTTACTACCA CAATGGTACATTTGTTTTCACGTTCCAAGTGTCTCCTGTGTATCCTCACGAAGCTCCTAAAGTTAAATGCAAAACCAAG GTTTATCATCCCAATATCGATTTGGAAGGAAACGTCTGCCTCAACATCTTGCGTGAAGACTGGAAACCTGTTCTTAACATCAACACTGTTATCTATGGACTCTTCCATCTTTTCACG GAACCCAACTCTGAAGATCCTTTGAACCATGACGCAGCACAAGTTTTAAGGGATAACCCAAAGCTGTTTGAGACCAATGTCCGTAGAGCCATGACTGGTGGCTATGTTGGTCAGACCTTTTTCCCGCGCTGCATCTAA
- the LOC108842448 gene encoding cytoplasmic tRNA 2-thiolation protein 2 — MACNSSGCESGSCGREKENGSKAEEEVIGAKKESVCLKCKSNEPMTFGDGGSDDGRFCADCFRSNVYGKFRLAVTSHAMITPSDNVLVAFSGGSSSRVALQFVHELQVKALRNYEASRDRSLPVFGVGVAFVDESAAYPPALSSEMGDAVAWVRSTVLSMSPPEKDLHVVPIESVFGSESVEARDRLVKLLDSVSDETGKEDLLLHLKMLSLQKVASENGYNRLVVGSCTSRLASHVLTATVKGRGYSLSADIQHVDARWKVPVVLPLRDCVWQEITRLCHLDGLKTVELARDQHPQSGINDLVSSFVALLQEENPSRECTIVRTAAKLTPFYFNKIPETDDSCVPMATQRRLKKFNLKYDGSMTTEAFCPICNGPLNDSDSSDLNTFEGCHDSDALFAACCSSCRFQILPQDRSSLEHFGSLLPHHMISQVKHHQKFDSQTYLREKIKDCLLLDDEEAV; from the exons ATGGCTTGTAATTCATCTGGCTGTGAGTCCGGTTCCTGTGGCCGTGAGAAGGAAAATGGAAGCAAGGCAGAGGAGGAAGTTATTGGTGCTAAGAAGGAGAGTGTATGCCTCAAGTGTAAATCCAATGAGCCGATGACGTTCGGCGATGGTGGCTCAGACGACGGAAGATTCTGCGCGGATTGTTTCAGGAGCAACGTCTATGGGAAGTTCCGTCTCGCTGTTACTTCACACGCCATGATCACTCCTTCAGATAACGTTCTTGTTGCTTTCTCTGGTGGCTCATCTTCCAG GGTTGCTCTTCAGTTTGTGCACGAGCTGCAAGTCAAGGCTTTGAGGAATTACGAGGCGAGTCGTGATAGGTCTTTGCCTGTGTTTGGTGTTGGTGTTGCGTTTGTGGATGAGAGTGCTGCGTATCCTCCGGCTCTTTCCAGTGAGATGGGGGATGCGGTTGCGTGGGTGAGGTCCACTGTGTTGAGTATGTCTCCACCTGAGAAGGATCTCCATGTTGTTCCTATCGAAAGCGTGTTTGGTTCAGAGTCTGTTGAAGCAAGGGATAGGCTTGTGAAGCTGTTGGATTCTGTTAGTGATGAGACTGGAAAAGAAGACCTTTTGCTGCATCTCAAGATGTTGTCTTTGCAAAAG GTTGCTTCTGAGAATGGGTACAACAGGTTAGTGGTAGGATCATGCACGTCGAGACTCGCTTCCCATGTTCTTACGGCCACTGTCAAG GGACGAGGTTATTCACTATCAGCAGATATTCAGCATGTTGATGCGAGGTGGAAGGTTCCCGTTGTCCTGCCACTTCGAGATTGTGTTTGGCAGGAAATAACTAGACTCTGCCATTTGGATGG TCTAAAGACTGTGGAGTTGGCTCGGGATCAACATCCTCAATCCGGAATCAATGACTTGGTGTCTTCATTCGTTGCTCTGTTGCAG GAAGAGAATCCATCACGGGAGTGCACAATTGTACGAACAGCTGCAAAGCTTACTCCGTTTTACTTCAATAAGATTCCTGAAACGGACGACTCCTGTGTTCCTATGGCTACTCAGAGGCGTCTGAAGAAATTCAATCTCAAATATGACGGTTCCATGACTACAGAAGCATTCTGTCCCATCTGCAACGGCCCACTAAATGATTCTGACTCATCGGATTTGAATACTTTTGAAGGATGCCATGATTCTGATGCCCTTTTTGCTGCATGCTGTTCAAGTTGCCGGTTCCAAATACTTCCACAAGATCGTTCATCTCTTGAGCATTTCGGCTCCTTACTACCACATCACATGATCTCCCAAGTAAAGCATCATCAAAAGTTTGACAGTCAAACATATCTCAG GGAGAAGATAAAAGATTGTTTGCTCTTGGACGATGAAGAGGCTGTCTGA
- the LOC108824558 gene encoding protein DA1-related 1 yields the protein MGWLTKILKGSSRKYSDGQANRRYNREDRSSLDTPRYSAEGSDFDKEEIECAIALSLSEQEHVIPQDDKGKKVIEYKSETEEDEDEDEDEDDDEDEEDDEEYTRAQVEAAEEEEKKLAQAQIEEEEKRRAEAELEELEKQLAKARLEEEEARRAKAQLEEDEQLAKALQESMNAAGSPPRYDSGSMFPSYPFSVPSRICTGCRAEIGHGRFLSCMGGVWHPECFCCHACDKPIIDYEFSMSGNRPYHKLCYKEQHHPKCDVCHNFIPTNPAGLIEYRAHPFWMQKYCPSHERDGTPRCCSCERMEPKDTKYLILDDGRKLCLECLDSAIMDTHECQPLYLEIREFYEGLHMKVEQQIPMLLVERSALNEAMEGEKHGHHHLPETRGLCLSEEQTVTTVLRRPKIGAGYKLIDMITEPYRLVRRCEVTAILILYGLPRLLTGSILAHEMMHAWLRLNGYPNLRPEVEEGICQVLAHMWLESETYAGSTLIDIASSSSSTSSSSAAVAIASSKKGERSDFEKKLGEFFKHQIESDSSSAYGDGFRQGNQAVLTHGLKRTLDHIRLTGTFP from the exons ATGGGGTGGCTTACTAAAATCCTTAAGGGCTCTAGCCGTAAGTATTCAGACGGTCAAGCTAACCGAAGATACAATAGAGAGGATAGGAGCAGCTTGGACACTCCTCGCTATTCTGCG GAAGGATCTGATTTTGACAAAGAAGAAATTGAATGCGCCATTGCACTCTCCCTTTCTGAACAAGAACATGTGATTCCACAAGATGACAAAGGAAAGAAAGTTATCG AATACAAATCTGAAaccgaagaagatgaagatgaagatgaggatgaagatgacgatgaggatgaagaagacgatgagGAATACACGAGAGCTCAGGTGGAAGCAGCagaagaagaggaaaagaaactagCTCAAGCTCAaatagaggaagaagagaaacgAAGAGCTGAAGCTGAACTAGAGGAGTTAGAGAAGCAGCTTGCCAAAGCTAGACTAGAAGAGGAGGAAGCTAGGCGTGCCAAAGCTCAACTGGAGGAAGACGAGCAACTAGCAAAGGCTCTTCAAGAAAGCATGAATGCAGCAGGATCTCCTCCTCGATATGATTCCGGAAGTATGTTTCCATCATACCCATTCAGTGTCCCATCTCG GATATGCACTGGTTGCCGAGCTGAGATTGGACATGGAAGGTTCCTGAGTTGCATGGGTGGCGTTTGGCATCCTGAATGTTTTTGCTGCCATGCTTGTGATAAGCCAATCATAGACTATGAG TTCTCAATGTCAGGAAACAGGCCTTACCACAAACTATGTTACAAGGAGCAGCACCATCCAAAATGTGATGTTTGTCATAACTTT ATTCCGACCAATCCAGCTGGTCTTATTGAGTACAGAGCACATCCCTTTTGGATGCAGAAGTATTGCCCTTCACATGAGCGTGATGGAACTCCTCGATGTTGTAGCTGTGAGAGAATGGAG CCGAAAGATACAAAGTATCTCATACTTGATGATGGTAGAAAACTCTGTCTTGAATGTCTAGACTCGGCCATTATGGACACTCATGAGTGCCAACCGTTGTATCTCGAGATACGTGAGTTCTACGAAGGCTTACACATGAAAGTGGAACAGCAGATTCCTATGCTCTTGGTGGAGAGATCAGCTTTAAACGAAGCTATGGAAGGAGAGAAACAT GGACATCATCACTTACCTGAAACCAGAGGACTCTGTTTGTCTGAAGAACAAACCGTCACAACA GTGTTGAGGAGACCAAAGATTGGGGCAGGCTACAAGCTGATAGACATGATCACTGAGCCTTACAGGCTGGTGCGTCGCTGTGAAGTCACCGCTATTCTCATCTTATATGGACTTCCCcg TTTGTTAACTGGATCAATCCTAGCTCATGAGATGATGCATGCATGGCTTCGACTAAACG GGTATCCAAATCTTAGACCAGAAGTGGAAGAAGGGATATGTCAGGTTTTGGCTCACATGTGGTTGGAATCTGAGACTTATGCTGGCTCTACGTTGATAGAtattgcatcttcttcttcttcgacttcatcatcatcagccgCTGTGGCGATTGCATCGTCCAAGAAAGGGGAGAGGTCTGATTTTGAGAAGAAACTTGGTGAGTTTTTCAAGCACCAGATAGAGTCAGATTCTTCATCTGCATACGGGGATGGGTTCAGGCAAGGTAACCAAGCTGTTCTTACCCATGGTCTGAAGCGAACCCTTGATCATATTCGCTTGACTGGTACATTTCCTTAA